A DNA window from Zonotrichia leucophrys gambelii isolate GWCS_2022_RI chromosome 15, RI_Zleu_2.0, whole genome shotgun sequence contains the following coding sequences:
- the PTPN11 gene encoding tyrosine-protein phosphatase non-receptor type 11, translated as MTSRRWFHPNITGVEAENLLLTRGVDGSFLARPSKSNPGDFTLSVRRTGAVTHIKIQNTGDYYDLYGGEKFATLAELVQYYMEHHGQLKEKNGDVIELKYPLNCADPTSERWFHGHLSGREAEKLLTEKGKHGSFLVRESQSHPGDFVLSVRTGDDKGESNDGKSKVTHVMIHCQDLKYDVGGGEKFDSLTDLVEHYKKNPMVETLGTVLQLKQPLNTTRINAAEIESRVRELSKLAETTDKVKQGFWEEFETLQQQECKLLYSRKEGQRQENKNKNRYKNILPFDHTRVVLHDGDPNEPVSDYINANIIMPEFETKCNNSKPKKSYIATQGCLQNTVNDFWRMVFQENSRVIVMTTKEVERGKSKCVKYWPDEYSLKEYGVMRVRNVKESAAHDYTLRELKLSKVGQGNTERTVWQYHFRTWPDHGVPSDPGGVLDFLEEVHHKQESIPDAGPVVVHCSAGIGRTGTFIVIDILIDIIREKGVDCDIDVPKTIQMVRSQRSGMVQTEAQYRFIYMAVQHYIETLQRRIEEEQKSKRKGHEYTNIKYSLSDQTGGDQSPLPPCTPTPTCPEMREDSARVYENVGLMQQQKSFR; from the exons ATGGTTTCATCCAAACATCACTGGGGTGGAGGCAGAAAACCTGCTGTTAACAAGAGGAGTCGATGGCAGCTTCTTGGCACGGCCCAGCAAAAGTAACCCAGGAGACTTCACACTCTCTGTTAG ACGAACTGGAGCAGTGACCCACATCAAGATCCAGAACACAGGTGACTACTATGACCTCTACGGCGGAGAGAAGTTTGCCACGCTGGCTGAGCTGGTGCAGTACTACATGGAGCACCATGGGCAGCTCAAGGAAAAGAATGGAGATGTCATCGAGCTGAAATATCCCCTCAACTGTGCTGATCCCACCTCAGAAAG GTGGTTTCACGGGCATCTCTCAGGGAGAGAAGCTGAGAAACTCctgacagagaaaggaaagcatgGCAGCTTCCTGGTGAGGGAGAGccagagccaccctggggaCTTTGTCCTTTCTGTGAGGACGGGGGATGACAAGGGAGAGAGCAACGACGGCAAATCCAAAGTGACACACGTCATGATCCACTGCCAG GATCTCAAATACGACGTTGGTGGAGGGGAGAAGTTTGACTCTCTGACAGATCTGGTGGAGCATTACAAGAAGAACCCCATGGTGGAGACTTTGGGCACTGTGTTGCAGCTCAAGCAG cccctgAACACCACCCGGATCAACGCTGCCGAGATCGAGAGCCGCGTCAGGGAGCTCAGCAAGCTGGCAGAGACCACGGATAAAGTCAAGCAGGGCTTCTGGGAAGAGTTTGAG AccttgcagcagcaggaatgcaaACTCCTCTACAGCCGCAAGGAAGGGCAGCGCCaggaaaacaagaacaaaaatagATACAAAAACATTTTACCCT TTGATCACACCAGAGTTGTTCTCCACGATGGTGATCCCAATGAACCCGTTTCAGACTATATCAATGCTAATATTATTATG CCTGAGTTTGAAACCAAGTGCAACAACTCAAAGCCAAAAAAAAGTTACATTGCTACCCAAGGCTGCCTGCAGAACACAGTGAATGATTTCTGGAGGATGGTGTTCCAGGAGAATTCCAGAGTTATTGTCATGACCACGAAAGAAGTGGAAAGAGGAAAG AGTAAGTGTGTGAAGTACTGGCCGGATGAATATTCCCTGAAGGAGTACGGGGTGATGCGTGTCCGGAACGTGAAGGAGAGTGCAGCCCACGACTACACCCTGAGGGAGCTGAAACTTTCCAAAGTTGGCCAG GGCAACACGGAGAGGACGGTGTGGCAGTACCACTTCCGCACCTGGCCCGACCACGGCGTCCCCAGCGACCCCGGCGGCGTCCTGGACTTCCTGGAGGAGGTGCACCACAAGCAGGAGAGCATCCCTGATGCAGGACCTGTCGTGGTGCACTGCAG TGCTGGGATTGGTCGAACAGGAACTTTCATTGTCATTGACATCCTCATTGACATCATCCGAGAGAAAG GGGTGGACTGTGACATCGATGTCCCCAAGACCATCCAGATGGTGAGGTCCCAGCGCTCAGGGATGGTGCAGACAGAGGCCCAGTACAGGTTCATTTACATGGCAGTGCAGCACTACATCGAGACCCTCCAGCGCAGGATCGAGGAGGAGCAG AAGAGCAAGAGGAAAGGTCACGAGTACACAAACATTAAATATTCCTTATCGGACCAGACGGGCGGGGATCAGAGCCCTCtccccccctgcaccccaaccCCAACGTGTCCAGA AATGAGAGAAGATAGTGCTAGAGTATATGAAAACGTGGGGCtgatgcagcagcagaagagtTTCAGATGA